A genomic region of Raphanus sativus cultivar WK10039 chromosome 6, ASM80110v3, whole genome shotgun sequence contains the following coding sequences:
- the LOC108833819 gene encoding LOW QUALITY PROTEIN: fatty acyl-CoA reductase 2, chloroplastic (The sequence of the model RefSeq protein was modified relative to this genomic sequence to represent the inferred CDS: inserted 3 bases in 3 codons; deleted 2 bases in 2 codons): MEALFLSSSSSSIAASIKLSRLHDRRDWFKLVRDKRRVSPTWCRVGGGGGGDGRNSKPERPIRVSSLLKDRGQVLIREQSSPAMDAETLVLSPSMNGVKTLMPFNGAAMVGIKEGLGIVSYLQGKTFLITGSTGFLAKVLIEKVLRMAPDVGKIYLLIKAKNKEAAIQRLKNEVLDAELFNTLRETHGASYMSFMLDKLVPVTGNICDSNIGLQADSAEEIAKEVDVIINSAANTTFNERYDVALDINTRGPGNLMGFAKKCKKLKLFLQVSTAYVNGQRQGRIMEKPFSMGDCIATENFMEGNRKALDVDREMKLALDAXKKGTQDQDEAQKMKDLGLERARSYGWQDTYVFTKAMGEMMINSTRGDVPVVIIRPSVIESTYKDPFPGWMEGNRMMDPIVLCYGKGQLXGFLVDPKGVLDVVPADMVVNATLAAIAKHGMAKADPEPEINVYQIASSAINPLVFKDLAELLYNHYKSTPCMDSKGVPIRVPLMKLFDSVDDFSDHLWRDAQERSGLMKGMNSSDSKILQKLKFMCKKSVEQAKHLATIYEPYTFYGGRFDNSNTHRLXENMSEEEKSGFGFDVGSINWNDYITNVHIPGLRRHVLKGRA; this comes from the exons ATGGAAGCTCTATTCTtgagttcttcttcttcctccattgcTGCATCAATCAAGCTTTCCAGACTACACGACCGCCGTGACTGGTTCAAATTGGTAAGGGACAAGAGAAGGGTAAGCCCCACCTGGTGCCGCGTAGGTGGCGGTGGTGGCGGTGATGGGAGAAAC TCAAAACCAGAGAGGCCTATTAGGGTCTCTTCGCTTTTGAAAGACAGAGGTCAAGTATTGATTAGGGAACAGAGTTCTCCAGCTATGGACGCTGAGACATTGGTTCTGTCTCCAAGTATGAATGGAGTAAAAACTTTGATGCCTTTTAATGGTGCTGCTATGGTGGGGATTAAAGAAGGTCTTGGCATTGTCAGTTATCTCCAAGGGAAGACGTTTCTAATCACTGGCTCCACTGGCTTCTTAGCTAAAG TACTGATTGAGAAGGTCTTGAGAATGGCTCCTGATGTTGGGAAGATATATCTCTTGATTAAAGCTAAAAACAAAGAAGCAGCGATTCAGCGGTTAAAGAACGAG GTGTTAGATGCAGAGCTTTTTAATACTCTAAGAGAG ACTCATGGAGCATCTTACATGTCTTTCATGTTAGACAAGCTTGTACCTGTGACAGGAAACATTTGCGATTCAAACATTGGGTTGCAAGCAGATTCAGCTGAGGAGATTGCAAAAGAGGTTGATGTAATTATCAACTCTGCTGCTAATACAACCTTCAATGAAAG ATACGATGTTGCTTTGGACATAAACACACGAGGGCCTGGCAATCTCATGGGATTCGCCAAGAAATGCAAGAAACTCAAGCTTTTCTTGCAAGTATCCACAG CTTATGTGAATGGACAAAGACAAGGAAGGATCATGGAGAAGCCCTTCTCGATGGGAGATTGTATAGCAACAGAAAACTTCATGGAAGGTAACAGGAAAGCATTAGATGTGGATAGAGAAATGAAGCTAGCTCTTGATG TCAAGAAAGGAACTCAAGATCAAGATGAGGCGCAGAAGATGAAGGATCTCGGTCTAGAGAG GGCAAGATCATATGGATGGCAAGACACGTATGTTTTCACCAAAGCAATGGGAGAGATGATGATCAATAGCACTAGAGGGGACGTACCTGTGGTTATTATAAGGCCTAGCGTCATTGAAAGCACCTACAAAGATCCTTTCCCTGGATGGATGGAAGGAAACAG GATGATGGATCCTATAGTGCTGTGTTATGGAAAGGGACAGC ACGGGTTCTTGGTGGATCCAAAAGGAGTTCTTGATGTGGTTCCTGCTGATATGGTCGTTAATGCGACATTAGCTGCTATAGCAAAGCATGGAATGGCTAAGGCAGATCCAGAACCTGAGATAAACGTGTATCAGATCGCTTCTTCAGCGATAAATCCTCTTGTTTTCAAGGACTTAGCTGAGCTTCTTTATAACCATTACAAATCCACCCCGTGCATGGACTCGAAAGGTGTTCCTATTAGGGTGCCTTTGATGAAGCTTTTCGACTCAGTTGATGATTTCTCGGATCATTTGTGGAGAGATGCTCAAGAACGGAGTGGCTTAATGAAGGGTATGAACTCATCAGATAGTAAGATACTACAAAAGCTTAAATTCATGTGCAAGAAATCTGTTGAGCAAGCCAAACACCTTGCCACTATTTATGAGCCATACACTTTCTATGGAGGAAG ATTTGATAACAGCAATACACATAGAT AGGAGAATATGTCCGAAGAAGAGAAGAGTGGGTTTGGGTTTGACGTTGGAAGCATTAACTGGAATGACTACATTACAAATGTTCACATTCCAGGTTTAAGAAGACATGTTTTGAAAGGAAGGGCTTAG
- the LOC130495635 gene encoding kinesin-like protein KIN-7K, chloroplastic, with product MRHWINLTSCSTYSSFFFLLFTLYEVVSLQILEFGQRPNHTNDEANSMIYASSHPFIQEQLNQKTCEYEVANLKQQLSNSLELAQEKEVKLKAKELSESKDQLEPP from the exons ATGAGGCACTGGATAAATCTGACATCGTGCAG TACTTATTCatccttcttttttcttctgtttaCACTCTATGAAGTTGTTTCTCTGCAAATATTAGAGTTTGGGCAAAGGCCAAACCATACTAACGATGAAGCCAATAGTATGATCTACGCTTCGTCTCATCCTTTTATCCAGGAACAACTCAATCAAAAG ACATGTGAATATGAAGTTGCAAACCTAAAGCAGCAACTCTCTAATTCGCTGGAACTAGCacag GAAAAAGAGGTGAAACTGAAAGCTAAGGAACTAAGCGAATCAAAGGATCAACTAGAACCACCGTAA
- the LOC108806602 gene encoding uncharacterized protein LOC108806602, whose product MATTIPLFASFKYADSLTVVGISFCTALVCEAISWILIYRTSSYKSLKHSIDRAAKKLETMKTENPSSKLTIKKSKTKKIDRVETSLKESSRDLSLFKFKSGAVVALVLFVVFGLLNSLFEGRVVAKLPFHPIAIVKKMSHRGLKGEDATDCSMAFLYLLCSISIRTNLQKFLGFSPPRGAAGAGGLFPMPDPKTN is encoded by the coding sequence ATGGCGACTACGATCCCACTCTTCGCCTCCTTCAAGTACGCAGACAGCCTAACCGTCGTCGGAATCTCCTTCTGCACCGCCCTAGTCTGCGAAGCCATCTCCTGGATCCTAATCTACCGCACGAGCTCCTACAAGTCCCTCAAACACTCCATCGACCGCGCCGCGAAGAAGCTCGAGACGATGAAGACCGAGAACCCTTCCTCCAAGCTGACGATCAAGAAAtcgaagacgaagaagatcGACCGCGTCGAGACGAGCCTGAAGGAGTCGAGCCGAGATCTGTCGTTATTCAAGTTCAAATCGGGAGCCGTGGTGGCGCTCGTGCTATTCGTCGTCTTCGGGCTGCTGAACTCGCTGTTCGAAGGGAGAGTCGTGGCCAAGCTCCCGTTCCACCCGATCGCGATCGTGAAGAAGATGAGTCATAGGGGGTTGAAAGGGGAGGATGCGACGGATTGTTCGATGGCGTTTTTGTATTTGCTGTGTTCGATTAGTATAAGGACGAATCTTCAGAAGTTTCTAGGGTTTTCTCCGCCGCGTGGTGCTGCTGGTGCTGGTGGTTTGTTCCCCATGCCTGATCCCAAGACTAACTGA